One Sphaerisporangium krabiense DNA segment encodes these proteins:
- the iolB gene encoding 5-deoxy-glucuronate isomerase, whose amino-acid sequence MAYIPAGSTAQAPWALCVTPARAGWTYAGLRALNLSGETAEFATGDEEMLVVPLSGSCVVECDGERLELRGRESVFAGVTDFAYLPVRATARITGRGRFALPSAVAARRLPVRYGAAADVPVEVRGAGRSTRQVNNFCAPEVFECDRLMAVEVLTPGGNWSSYPPHKHDTPGEGEAVLEEIYYFEGGPGYQRVYGAPGRPIDVLAEVGCGDVVLVPHGYHGPSMAAPGYDLYYLNVLAGPEEKRSMAFRDDPRHAWIRSSWAGQPPDPRVPMTSAAGEATS is encoded by the coding sequence ATGGCGTACATCCCCGCCGGCTCCACGGCCCAGGCCCCCTGGGCGCTGTGCGTCACGCCCGCCCGCGCCGGCTGGACGTACGCCGGGCTGCGCGCGCTCAACCTGTCCGGCGAGACCGCCGAGTTCGCCACCGGCGACGAAGAGATGCTCGTCGTGCCGCTGTCGGGGTCCTGCGTCGTCGAGTGCGACGGCGAGCGGCTGGAGCTGCGGGGACGCGAGTCGGTCTTCGCCGGCGTCACCGACTTCGCCTACCTGCCCGTCCGCGCCACGGCGCGCATCACCGGCAGGGGCAGGTTCGCGCTGCCCTCGGCGGTCGCCGCGCGCCGCCTCCCCGTGCGGTACGGAGCGGCGGCGGACGTGCCGGTCGAGGTGCGCGGCGCCGGGCGGTCCACCCGGCAGGTCAACAACTTCTGCGCCCCCGAGGTCTTCGAGTGCGACCGGCTCATGGCCGTCGAGGTGCTCACCCCCGGCGGCAACTGGTCGTCCTACCCGCCGCACAAGCACGACACGCCCGGCGAGGGCGAGGCCGTGCTGGAGGAGATCTACTACTTCGAGGGCGGACCCGGCTACCAGCGGGTGTACGGCGCGCCCGGCCGTCCGATCGACGTGCTGGCCGAGGTCGGCTGCGGCGACGTCGTGCTCGTGCCGCACGGCTACCACGGCCCGTCCATGGCCGCGCCGGGCTACGACCTGTACTACCTCAACGTGCTCGCGGGCCCGGAGGAGAAGCGGTCCATGGCGTTCCGCGACGACCCCCGGCACGCCTGGATCCGGTCGAGCTGGGCCGGGCAGCCGCCGGACCCGCGCGTCCCGATGACCTCCGCGGCCGGGGAGGCGACGTCGTGA
- the iolD gene encoding 3D-(3,5/4)-trihydroxycyclohexane-1,2-dione acylhydrolase (decyclizing), producing MRLTVAQALVRFLAAQWSERDGIEQRLVAGCFGIFGHGNVAGVGQALAESGAGLGDPLPYYLARNEQAMVHTAVGYARTLNRLSTFACTTSIGPGATNMVTGAALATINRIPVLLLPGDVFATRAAGAVLQELEDPRSYDVTVNDCLRPVSRFFDRINRPEQLPSALMAAMRVLTDPAETGAVTLALPQDVQAEAHDWPVELFGRRVWHVARPIPDAASVERAAEVIRSSRRPLIVAGGGVVYSEAWPELTAFAEEHGVPVGETQAGKGVLPDGHPCALGAIGHTGTAAANAVAREADLVIGVGTRYTDFTTASRTLFGDARFVNVNVAAFDAAKHAGMTLVGDARETLALLDLAGWRADPSWTTRAAGLVRAWRSAVSALQAGESLTQPVLLGVLNEVAGTDGVVVNAAGSMPGDLHKLWRASGPEGYHVEYGYSCMGYEIAGGLGVKLAAPEREVFVLVGDGSYLMMAQEIATAVQEGVKLVIVIVDNHGFASIGGLSESVGARRLGTSYRMRSSGGRLDGPHLPVDLAANAASLGADVLRATDPASFRDALLKAREARTTTVVHVETVPGPAPETTAWWDVPVAEVAADPGPRAGYEEAKRAQRPYL from the coding sequence ATCAGGCTGACCGTGGCCCAGGCGCTCGTGCGGTTCCTCGCCGCGCAGTGGAGCGAGCGCGACGGCATCGAGCAGCGGCTCGTCGCGGGCTGCTTCGGCATCTTCGGCCACGGCAACGTCGCCGGCGTCGGCCAGGCGCTCGCCGAGAGCGGCGCGGGGCTCGGCGACCCGCTGCCGTACTACCTGGCCAGGAACGAGCAGGCCATGGTGCACACCGCCGTCGGCTACGCCAGGACGCTGAACCGGCTGTCCACCTTCGCCTGCACCACCTCCATCGGCCCCGGCGCCACCAACATGGTCACCGGCGCCGCGCTCGCGACGATCAACCGGATCCCGGTGCTGCTGCTCCCCGGCGACGTCTTCGCCACCCGGGCCGCCGGAGCCGTCCTCCAGGAGCTGGAGGATCCCCGGTCCTACGACGTGACCGTCAACGACTGCCTGCGCCCGGTCTCGCGCTTCTTCGACCGGATCAACCGGCCCGAGCAACTGCCGTCCGCGCTGATGGCCGCGATGCGCGTGCTCACCGACCCGGCCGAGACCGGCGCGGTGACGCTGGCGCTGCCGCAGGACGTGCAGGCCGAGGCGCACGACTGGCCGGTGGAGCTGTTCGGGCGGCGCGTCTGGCACGTCGCCCGCCCGATCCCCGACGCCGCGTCCGTGGAGCGGGCCGCCGAGGTGATCAGGTCGTCCCGCCGCCCGCTGATCGTCGCCGGAGGCGGCGTGGTCTACAGCGAGGCGTGGCCGGAGCTGACCGCGTTCGCCGAGGAGCACGGCGTGCCGGTCGGCGAGACGCAGGCGGGCAAGGGCGTGCTGCCCGACGGGCACCCGTGCGCGCTCGGCGCCATCGGCCACACCGGCACCGCCGCCGCCAACGCCGTCGCCCGCGAGGCCGACCTGGTCATCGGCGTCGGCACCCGCTACACCGACTTCACCACCGCCTCGCGCACGCTCTTCGGCGACGCCCGGTTCGTCAACGTCAACGTCGCCGCGTTCGACGCGGCCAAGCACGCCGGGATGACGCTCGTCGGCGACGCCCGCGAGACGCTCGCGCTGCTCGACCTGGCCGGCTGGCGGGCCGACCCGTCGTGGACCACGCGCGCCGCCGGGCTGGTCCGCGCGTGGCGCTCCGCGGTCTCCGCCCTGCAGGCGGGGGAGTCGCTCACCCAGCCCGTCCTGCTGGGGGTGCTCAACGAGGTCGCGGGCACGGACGGGGTCGTCGTGAACGCGGCGGGGTCCATGCCCGGCGACCTGCACAAACTGTGGCGGGCCTCCGGTCCTGAGGGCTACCACGTCGAGTACGGCTACTCGTGCATGGGGTACGAGATCGCGGGCGGCCTCGGGGTCAAGCTGGCCGCGCCGGAACGCGAGGTGTTCGTCCTGGTCGGCGATGGCTCGTACCTGATGATGGCCCAGGAGATCGCCACCGCCGTGCAGGAGGGCGTGAAGCTCGTCATCGTGATCGTCGACAACCACGGCTTCGCCTCGATCGGCGGCCTGTCGGAGTCGGTGGGCGCGCGGCGGCTCGGCACCTCCTACCGCATGCGCTCCTCCGGCGGCCGGCTGGACGGCCCCCACCTGCCCGTGGACCTCGCCGCCAACGCCGCGAGCCTCGGCGCCGACGTCCTGCGCGCCACCGACCCCGCGTCCTTCCGCGACGCCCTCCTCAAGGCCCGCGAGGCCCGCACCACGACGGTCGTCCACGTCGAGACCGTCCCCGGCCCCGCCCCCGAGACCACGGCCTGGTGGGACGTCCCCGTGGCCGAGGTCGCCGCGGATCCCGGCCCGCGCGCCGGCTACGAGGAGGCCAAGCGCGCCCAGCGGCCGTACCTCTGA
- a CDS encoding MFS transporter, which yields MPTPRDRRARLAIFAVFFVQGLTFATLLTQVAALQKKHGLSDGELSVLLLVVPVIAGAGSVLAGEVARRRGSRLVLRVAQPLAGAAVVLAGLAASVPQLVAANVLFGLCLGAVDAGMNMQAVAVERRYGRPVLTGFHALWSAAAVLGAAWASAAGGLGLGLAATFAVAMAAGVAVAVAAGPTLCAPEEEHVAAARNHVTPENQSGTLPVDGTTDPASGREGARFPWRPILPLCLAMAFLYVGDASISNFGSVYMDKIMHAGAAVIPLALGAYQATTFVVRAGGDLAVRRYGAAAIVRIGGALAALGFAGIVAAPSEPLAIISFGVAGVGLSVVAPQSFSAAGRLDPAGTGVAIARVNMFNYVGFIVGAALVGGIADAANYQIAFAAPLVLAAAIIALAPGFQAAPSLRRPRPAEA from the coding sequence GTGCCCACCCCCCGTGACCGGCGCGCGCGCCTCGCCATCTTCGCCGTCTTCTTCGTGCAGGGCCTGACCTTCGCCACCCTGCTCACCCAGGTGGCCGCGCTCCAGAAGAAGCACGGGCTCAGCGACGGCGAGCTGTCCGTCCTGCTGCTGGTCGTCCCCGTGATCGCCGGAGCGGGTAGCGTGCTGGCCGGGGAGGTGGCCAGGCGGCGGGGCAGCCGGCTGGTGCTCCGGGTGGCGCAGCCGCTGGCGGGGGCGGCCGTGGTGCTCGCGGGGCTCGCGGCGAGCGTGCCGCAGCTCGTGGCCGCCAACGTGCTGTTCGGGCTGTGCCTCGGCGCGGTGGACGCGGGCATGAACATGCAGGCCGTCGCGGTGGAGCGCAGGTACGGCCGTCCGGTGCTCACCGGGTTCCACGCCCTGTGGAGCGCCGCCGCCGTCCTCGGCGCGGCGTGGGCGTCCGCGGCGGGCGGGCTCGGGCTGGGGCTCGCCGCGACGTTCGCCGTCGCGATGGCGGCCGGGGTGGCCGTGGCCGTCGCCGCGGGGCCCACCCTGTGCGCGCCCGAGGAGGAACACGTGGCCGCCGCGCGCAACCACGTGACGCCGGAAAACCAGAGCGGGACGCTCCCCGTGGACGGCACGACGGACCCGGCGTCCGGCCGGGAGGGCGCGCGGTTCCCGTGGCGGCCGATCCTGCCGCTGTGCCTGGCGATGGCGTTCCTCTACGTGGGGGACGCCTCGATCTCGAACTTCGGGTCCGTCTACATGGACAAGATCATGCACGCCGGCGCGGCCGTGATCCCGCTGGCGCTCGGGGCCTACCAGGCCACGACGTTCGTGGTCAGGGCCGGCGGAGACCTGGCCGTGCGCAGGTACGGCGCCGCGGCGATCGTCCGGATCGGCGGCGCCCTGGCCGCGCTGGGCTTCGCCGGGATCGTGGCCGCGCCCAGCGAGCCCCTGGCGATCATCTCGTTCGGCGTCGCCGGCGTCGGGCTGTCGGTGGTGGCCCCGCAGTCGTTCTCGGCCGCCGGCCGGCTCGACCCCGCCGGCACGGGCGTCGCCATCGCCCGCGTCAACATGTTCAACTACGTCGGCTTCATCGTCGGCGCCGCCCTGGTCGGCGGCATCGCCGACGCGGCGAACTACCAGATCGCCTTCGCCGCCCCGCTGGTGCTCGCCGCCGCGATCATCGCCCTGGCCCCCGGTTTCCAGGCCGCGCCGTCCCTGCGGCGGCCCCGTCCCGCCGAAGCCTGA
- a CDS encoding WD40 repeat domain-containing protein yields the protein MPDRTRASRILLALARPDDLHCAETAPPSAPGGGPRYASFGVRLLMALARPDGGGSLLGRHAAGNEPDDERDNEPGGGTGPEAVLLPRTTRRGTAWRLPLAIATLATLVVAGGPGIGRSFGFWPGDRPTGDPASPYAAPLALSWDGSYLISDNGRMVKRWNLAVPRAPRVLRAGQEHRSSIFLFPAGVATASVVSPDGAVLAAASPDRRVLLWNLRTHRPMGAPLSGRTGTIRMLAFSPDGGILAGADDEGAVSLWKVHTRALLAAVRTGHTGRIRSLVVAPDGTSFAMAGEDMAVRFWSTRQPGHVGQPLPGSAGTTRSLAFSPDGSILAAGDDTTVRLWDTLLRRPRGRPLTGHASAVLSIAFSPDGGLLASADDKKIMLWDMRSPSPLALSTLTR from the coding sequence ATGCCTGATCGGACCCGCGCCTCGCGGATCTTACTTGCCCTCGCGCGCCCGGACGATCTGCACTGCGCCGAGACCGCGCCTCCCTCCGCCCCCGGGGGCGGACCTCGGTACGCCTCGTTCGGCGTCCGCCTGCTCATGGCGCTGGCCCGCCCGGACGGCGGCGGATCCCTGCTCGGCCGCCACGCGGCCGGCAACGAACCCGACGACGAGCGCGACAACGAACCCGGCGGCGGTACCGGTCCTGAGGCCGTCCTGCTCCCGCGGACGACCCGGCGCGGGACGGCCTGGCGCCTGCCGCTGGCGATCGCCACCCTGGCCACCCTGGTGGTCGCGGGCGGCCCCGGCATCGGCCGATCGTTCGGATTCTGGCCCGGCGACAGGCCGACCGGCGACCCCGCCTCTCCGTACGCGGCGCCGCTCGCGCTGAGCTGGGACGGCAGCTACCTGATCTCCGACAACGGGCGCATGGTCAAGCGCTGGAACCTCGCGGTCCCGCGCGCCCCCCGGGTGCTGCGCGCGGGCCAGGAGCATCGGTCCTCGATCTTCCTCTTCCCCGCCGGGGTCGCGACCGCGAGCGTCGTGAGCCCGGACGGCGCCGTCCTGGCCGCGGCGAGCCCGGACCGCAGGGTGCTGCTGTGGAACCTGAGGACGCACCGGCCCATGGGCGCCCCCCTGTCCGGACGCACCGGAACGATCCGCATGCTCGCCTTCAGCCCGGACGGCGGGATCCTCGCCGGAGCCGACGACGAGGGCGCGGTGAGCCTGTGGAAGGTGCACACCCGGGCCCTGCTCGCCGCCGTGCGAACCGGGCACACGGGGCGTATCCGCTCGCTGGTCGTCGCCCCGGACGGCACGAGCTTCGCCATGGCCGGCGAGGACATGGCCGTCCGCTTCTGGAGCACCCGGCAGCCCGGACATGTCGGCCAGCCGCTGCCCGGGTCCGCCGGCACGACCCGTTCCCTGGCGTTCAGCCCGGACGGCAGCATCCTGGCCGCCGGGGACGACACGACGGTGCGCCTGTGGGACACGCTGCTGCGGCGGCCCCGCGGCAGACCCCTGACCGGGCACGCGAGCGCGGTCCTGTCCATCGCCTTCAGCCCGGACGGCGGCCTTCTGGCCAGCGCCGACGACAAGAAGATCATGCTCTGGGACATGAGGTCCCCGTCCCCGCTCGCCCTGTCCACGCTGACCCGCTGA
- a CDS encoding ABC transporter permease, which translates to MSADVRSDSPAEAGSAVAGAPRVFEWAPVRGVWRRELALYRRYWASTSFASLVEPTIYLLAFGFGFGSVIGAAYGYDYRDFVSTGVVATSVLFISAFGAMFGTFIRRTYQHTYDAVLAAPVDVHELVTAEASWLAAKAAVYGCAPVLVGVGFGLRPSPGVLLVPFVAFLTGLGFGLFGIWVSSIVPSINTFDYVISGVLAPMFLVAGTFFPVDQLPSWAAAVARVNPLYHCVELVRDAVFGRLGAGDLAHAGVLLLFAALMWGLAVWKMRARLID; encoded by the coding sequence ATGAGCGCGGACGTCCGATCGGATTCGCCCGCCGAAGCGGGGAGCGCCGTGGCGGGGGCGCCGCGGGTGTTCGAGTGGGCCCCGGTGCGCGGGGTCTGGCGGCGCGAGCTGGCGCTGTACCGCCGCTACTGGGCCTCGACGTCGTTCGCCTCGCTCGTGGAGCCCACGATCTACCTGCTGGCGTTCGGCTTCGGGTTCGGCTCGGTGATCGGCGCGGCGTACGGCTACGACTACCGCGACTTCGTCTCGACCGGCGTGGTCGCGACGTCGGTGCTGTTCATCAGCGCCTTCGGGGCCATGTTCGGCACGTTCATCCGCCGCACCTACCAGCACACCTACGACGCCGTCCTGGCCGCGCCCGTGGACGTCCACGAGCTGGTGACCGCCGAGGCGTCGTGGCTGGCCGCCAAGGCCGCGGTGTACGGTTGCGCGCCCGTGCTGGTCGGCGTCGGCTTCGGCCTGCGCCCGAGCCCCGGCGTGCTCCTGGTGCCGTTCGTCGCCTTCCTCACCGGGCTGGGGTTCGGCCTGTTCGGCATCTGGGTGTCGTCGATCGTCCCCTCGATCAACACCTTCGACTACGTCATCAGCGGCGTGCTCGCGCCGATGTTCCTGGTCGCGGGCACGTTCTTCCCGGTGGACCAGCTTCCGTCCTGGGCGGCGGCCGTGGCGCGGGTCAACCCGCTGTACCACTGCGTCGAGCTCGTCCGCGACGCGGTCTTCGGCCGCCTCGGCGCCGGCGATCTCGCCCATGCCGGGGTGCTGCTGCTCTTCGCCGCGCTGATGTGGGGCCTGGCGGTGTGGAAGATGAGGGCCCGGCTGATCGACTGA
- a CDS encoding ABC transporter ATP-binding protein — protein sequence MATLHARSHDGLVPGPDASAISLRGVVKRYGSITAVDGLDLQVPHGVCLGLLGPNGAGKSTTMRLLTAQSRADEGTITVLGHALPGESKKARALMGVVPQQDNLDEELTVRQNLEVFAHLYRVPKAGRAAAVDRALEIAQLTDRAGAKTGDLSGGMRRRLLIARGLVHRPRLVLLDEPTVGLDPQVRQELWSLVAGLRADGVTTLMSTHYIEEAERLADECALMSHGRVVARGAPAALIAEHAGERVDEHYGPPERLAEVEAVAKAAGFATRRTGPSVSILAAERLPESLRHDLGPATIGRAATLEDVFVLLTGENVE from the coding sequence ATGGCCACCCTGCACGCGCGGTCCCACGACGGCCTCGTTCCCGGCCCGGACGCGTCCGCCATCTCCCTGCGCGGGGTGGTGAAGCGCTACGGCTCGATCACCGCGGTCGACGGCCTCGACCTCCAGGTCCCGCACGGCGTCTGCCTGGGCCTCCTCGGCCCGAACGGCGCCGGCAAGAGCACCACGATGCGCCTGCTCACGGCGCAGTCGCGCGCCGACGAGGGCACGATCACCGTGCTCGGCCACGCGCTGCCGGGCGAGTCCAAGAAGGCGCGGGCGCTCATGGGCGTCGTGCCCCAGCAGGACAACCTCGACGAAGAGCTGACCGTCCGCCAGAACCTGGAGGTCTTCGCCCACCTGTACCGCGTGCCGAAGGCCGGGCGCGCGGCGGCGGTGGACCGCGCCCTGGAGATCGCCCAGCTCACCGACCGCGCCGGGGCCAAGACCGGCGACCTCTCCGGCGGCATGCGACGCCGGCTGCTCATCGCGCGCGGCCTGGTGCACCGTCCTCGCCTGGTGCTGCTCGACGAGCCGACCGTCGGGCTGGACCCCCAGGTCAGGCAGGAGTTGTGGTCCCTGGTCGCCGGCCTGCGCGCCGACGGCGTGACCACCCTCATGTCCACGCACTACATCGAGGAGGCCGAGCGCCTGGCCGACGAGTGCGCCCTGATGTCGCACGGCCGGGTCGTGGCGCGCGGCGCTCCCGCGGCGCTGATCGCCGAGCACGCCGGGGAGCGGGTCGACGAGCACTACGGGCCGCCCGAGCGGCTGGCCGAGGTCGAGGCCGTCGCGAAGGCCGCCGGGTTCGCCACGCGCCGCACCGGCCCGTCGGTCTCGATCCTCGCCGCCGAACGCCTGCCGGAATCCCTCCGGCACGACCTCGGCCCCGCCACGATCGGGCGCGCGGCCACCCTGGAGGACGTCTTCGTGCTCCTGACCGGCGAGAACGTCGAATGA
- a CDS encoding DUF1707 SHOCT-like domain-containing protein, translated as MEAERGARHERWSTRWNEQGAPALRQFLTGILSGRQQGADGPATHELRASDDDRERVAEVLREAVADGRLTALEHEERVERLYTARTLGELVGLTADLLPEELQPLRADGRPVMALFRSEQRDGRWVVPSHYPVTAIGTGVTLDLREALLQSSHITVQATVVGATLTLVVPEGVHVIIPAQSMLGGKKNQAPRAVPPDAPVIEVTGMIMMGSVVTKYPKPPKRGWGRRRSP; from the coding sequence GTGGAAGCCGAGCGCGGAGCGCGTCACGAACGGTGGAGCACCCGATGGAACGAGCAGGGCGCCCCGGCGCTGCGCCAGTTCCTCACGGGCATCCTGAGCGGGCGGCAGCAGGGCGCGGACGGCCCGGCCACGCATGAGCTGCGCGCCTCCGACGACGACCGCGAGCGCGTGGCCGAGGTCCTGCGCGAGGCCGTCGCGGACGGCCGGCTGACCGCGCTCGAACACGAGGAGCGCGTCGAGCGCCTCTACACCGCCCGCACGCTCGGCGAGCTGGTGGGCCTCACCGCCGACCTGCTCCCCGAGGAGCTCCAGCCCCTGCGCGCGGACGGGCGGCCGGTGATGGCCCTGTTCCGCTCCGAGCAGCGGGACGGCCGGTGGGTGGTGCCGTCCCACTACCCGGTGACCGCGATCGGCACCGGCGTCACGCTCGACCTGCGCGAGGCGCTGCTGCAGAGCTCCCACATCACCGTGCAGGCCACCGTGGTCGGGGCGACGCTCACGCTGGTCGTGCCCGAGGGCGTCCACGTGATCATCCCGGCGCAGTCGATGCTCGGCGGCAAGAAGAACCAGGCCCCGCGCGCGGTCCCCCCGGACGCCCCCGTCATCGAGGTCACCGGAATGATCATGATGGGCAGCGTCGTCACCAAGTACCCCAAGCCCCCCAAGCGCGGCTGGGGCCGCCGCCGCAGCCCGTGA
- the glpX gene encoding class II fructose-bisphosphatase, which produces MSEQTSVPPALATGERAPDRNLAMELVRVTEAAAMAAARWVGRGDKNGADGAAVNAMRQLINTVSMDGYVVIGEGEKDNAPMLYNGERVGDGSGAECDVAVDPIDGTRLTALGMPNAISVIAVSARGSMYDPSAVFYMDKLVTGPEAADAVDINASVSANIHAVARAKDCSASDVMVVLLDRPRHERLVKEIRETGARIKFITDGDVAGAIMAARRDTGIDLMMGIGGTPEGIIAACALKCLGGVIQGKLWPRDDEERRRALDAGHDLDRVLTTDDLVASEDVFFAASGITDGELMAGVRYRSGVAVTNSLVMRGRSGTVRKVESEHQLWKLRAYSAINFDTAG; this is translated from the coding sequence ATGTCTGAACAGACGTCCGTACCTCCCGCGCTGGCCACCGGCGAGCGCGCCCCCGACCGCAACCTGGCGATGGAGCTCGTCCGCGTCACGGAGGCGGCGGCGATGGCGGCGGCGCGCTGGGTGGGCCGCGGGGACAAGAACGGCGCCGACGGCGCGGCCGTCAACGCCATGCGCCAGCTGATCAACACGGTGTCCATGGACGGCTACGTGGTGATCGGCGAGGGTGAGAAGGACAACGCGCCGATGCTCTACAACGGCGAGCGCGTCGGCGACGGCAGCGGCGCGGAGTGCGACGTCGCCGTGGACCCGATCGACGGAACCCGGCTGACCGCCCTCGGCATGCCCAACGCCATCTCGGTGATCGCCGTCAGCGCGCGCGGCTCCATGTACGACCCGTCCGCGGTGTTCTACATGGACAAGCTGGTCACCGGCCCGGAGGCCGCGGACGCGGTGGACATCAACGCCTCGGTGTCCGCCAACATCCACGCGGTCGCCCGCGCCAAGGACTGCTCCGCGTCCGACGTCATGGTCGTGCTGCTGGACCGCCCGCGCCACGAGCGCCTGGTGAAGGAGATCCGCGAGACCGGCGCGCGGATCAAGTTCATCACCGACGGCGACGTGGCCGGGGCGATCATGGCGGCGCGCCGGGACACCGGCATCGACCTGATGATGGGCATCGGCGGCACGCCCGAGGGCATCATCGCGGCCTGCGCGCTGAAGTGCCTGGGCGGGGTGATCCAGGGCAAGCTGTGGCCGAGGGACGACGAGGAGCGCAGGCGGGCGCTGGACGCCGGGCACGACCTCGACCGCGTGCTCACCACCGACGACCTGGTGGCCTCCGAGGACGTCTTCTTCGCCGCCTCGGGCATCACCGACGGCGAGCTGATGGCCGGGGTCCGCTACCGCTCCGGCGTCGCGGTCACCAACTCGCTGGTGATGCGCGGGCGTTCGGGAACGGTCCGCAAGGTCGAGAGCGAGCACCAGCTCTGGAAGCTGCGCGCCTACAGCGCCATCAACTTCGACACGGCCGGCTGA
- a CDS encoding TetR/AcrR family transcriptional regulator, whose translation MSSDTERPVAARTSERGAATRGALLDAAREIFVTRGFADAGVTDVVSRAGASVGSLYHHFSGKADLYLTLFEEFQGRQTQRTRQAVQAARAEGESDPMRLFIAGARAYLEGCFDERELAALFLRGDGPPGFEVIMRDRMRQWARRNAALFEDDEGALVVVVTGALAAAVSEVALSQDVTASRTLAENVLKIISRIHGP comes from the coding sequence ATGAGCAGTGACACGGAACGACCGGTGGCTGCGCGCACCTCGGAACGCGGCGCCGCCACGCGCGGCGCCCTCCTGGACGCCGCCAGGGAGATTTTCGTCACACGCGGCTTCGCCGACGCCGGGGTCACCGACGTCGTCTCCCGTGCGGGCGCCAGCGTGGGCTCGCTCTACCACCACTTCTCCGGCAAGGCGGACCTGTACCTCACCCTCTTCGAGGAGTTCCAGGGCCGCCAGACCCAGCGCACCCGGCAGGCCGTCCAGGCCGCCCGCGCCGAGGGCGAGTCCGACCCGATGCGGCTGTTCATCGCCGGCGCGCGCGCCTACCTCGAGGGGTGCTTCGACGAGCGCGAGCTCGCGGCCCTGTTCCTGCGCGGGGACGGCCCTCCCGGCTTCGAGGTCATCATGCGCGACCGTATGCGCCAGTGGGCCCGCCGCAACGCCGCCCTCTTCGAGGACGACGAGGGCGCGCTGGTGGTCGTGGTGACAGGCGCCCTGGCCGCGGCCGTCTCCGAGGTCGCCCTGTCGCAGGACGTCACGGCCTCGCGCACGCTGGCCGAGAACGTCCTGAAGATCATCAGCCGTATCCACGGCCCGTAG
- a CDS encoding DUF4245 domain-containing protein: MRQFTQGFYGYVFAMLVCLGIVGVFLLITPQSRTQHIPRVDYSITLSNLRRDAPYEVRAPEPVPAGWTPNSSEVDKNAHVTWRLGFATAGKSHAMLAQSDEPAAQFANRIANSDKVVGSRQINGLTWQERYREDKKQRTLVSLQPGVTLVVTGLAGWDELSQLAASLKAQPKTAPAQTTGAVPSPIPS, translated from the coding sequence GTGCGGCAATTCACACAAGGCTTCTACGGGTACGTGTTCGCCATGCTGGTGTGCCTGGGGATCGTCGGCGTGTTTCTGCTGATCACGCCGCAGAGCCGCACCCAGCACATCCCGAGGGTCGATTACTCGATCACCTTGAGCAACCTGCGGCGCGACGCCCCCTACGAGGTGCGCGCCCCCGAGCCCGTCCCGGCGGGCTGGACGCCGAACAGCTCAGAGGTCGACAAGAACGCCCACGTCACCTGGCGGCTCGGCTTCGCGACGGCCGGCAAGTCGCACGCCATGCTCGCCCAGAGCGACGAGCCCGCCGCGCAGTTCGCCAACCGGATCGCCAACAGCGACAAGGTGGTCGGCAGCCGCCAGATCAACGGGCTCACCTGGCAGGAGCGCTACCGCGAGGACAAGAAGCAGCGCACGCTCGTCAGCCTCCAGCCGGGCGTCACGCTCGTCGTCACCGGGCTGGCCGGCTGGGACGAGCTGTCCCAGCTCGCCGCTTCGCTGAAGGCCCAGCCCAAGACCGCCCCCGCACAGACCACAGGGGCGGTGCCGTCCCCGATCCCGTCCTGA
- a CDS encoding exodeoxyribonuclease VII small subunit: protein MAEQKAETPSYERAREELTEVVRRLEAGGLTLEQSIELWERGERLAAICEEWLQGARVRLAAAMARREEGPDGPEEAPF, encoded by the coding sequence GTGGCTGAGCAGAAAGCGGAGACGCCGTCGTACGAACGGGCCCGCGAGGAGCTGACCGAGGTCGTGCGCCGCCTGGAGGCCGGCGGTCTCACGCTGGAGCAGTCGATCGAGCTGTGGGAGCGCGGCGAGCGGCTGGCCGCGATCTGCGAGGAGTGGCTGCAGGGGGCGCGTGTGCGGCTCGCGGCGGCGATGGCCCGCCGCGAGGAGGGGCCGGACGGCCCCGAGGAGGCCCCCTTCTGA